GTGGCCCCAGaacagggggcaggggcaggcaggggaaaAAGGTGCTACTTCTTGGCAAAGGAGATCTTCATGGCATTGTTCTGGGTGATCTTGAAGCCCTGCAGGGCATCGCGAGCAGCCCCTGCCTGTACCTCATTGTCAAACTCCACGAATGCAATATCATGCCGCCCGGGGACCAGTCGGACCTCCTTGAAGCCAGGGAACCTGAAAGAAGGGAACAGACCTCAGGCATCCAGACTTGGCATCTCCTTCTAACGTTTTGGTATCTGGAgcgtagaggccagggatgttgctaagCATCCTACAAAGCACAGGATGCTCCCAGTAACAAAGGACTATCCAGCCCCAAATATGCAAAACGCTACATTGAGGAACCCTAACACAAACAGGTACACACAACACAAGCGTATCATTTAAGGAAATACTTTAACATGAACACCTATGCAACCATAAATAACCTAAACCAAGAAACAGGACACTGCCGCCATGTCCTTCGTCAATCATAACCCACCCACCCCATTCCAGAAACAAACACCACCCTTTTTATGATCGGCTGTTTTTCTCcattccctcttctctgccctacCTTCCTTCCCCATTAGGCAACCATCTTCAAGTTTACTAGGTATTCTTTCTTCTGCCGCTATTCTTACAAAATACCTatcgcttggggcgcctgggtggctcagttggttaagcgcccaactcttgattgcgactcaggtcatgatctcacgatttgtgagtttgggccccgcctggggctctgtgctgacagctcggatcctgaagcctgcttcagattctgtgccccaccccccccaccttccccgcttgtgcacgcgctctctcaaaataaacttaaaaaaaaaaaaagaagttctttagaaTGTAAGATCATAAGCAGGGCCACCAGGTGAGCACACACTCCCCTTCCTTCACTAACTAGTGAACAGTTACCCTGCGTGACAGCCACAGTGGCCTACACCCCGGCACGCAAGATTTTAAATATCCCCATCCCTGGCAAATGCAGTTCGAGTTGCCAATTATGGCCAATCCAGCCAGTGCGCCATGCCACCTCATGGCTGTCTTTTGTGCGCCTTGCATTTCTGACTCAGAGGCTGGAAAGACGAAGCCCAGAACCTtgactcccccacccctcacaaaAGTGGAGGAAGGTCCAGCATGCTCAGCTACTGCTTCCTCCGTTTTTGCCTCCAGTCACTGTCCTGCCTgcaaatcccaagcgggctcagGGCTCCACCTGCACAACCCCGAGACTGGTCCCCATGGCGCCATCTCCTGGCCATCGCCATGGGGCCCCTGCCCAGCTACTGGCCCCACTTACTGGTTGAAAAGCATGGACAGCATGAGCTCGTTGGTCTCCTCGGGCAGGTTGGTGAGGAACAAGATGTGATTTGGTGGATTTTCAGAAAGCTGCAAGGAAGTCAACAGACCCCGTGAGTCTAGTGGGGACTTACCGCCTTCCCatttcccaccccctgccccactggACTTCCTTCCGGTCCTTCGCCTGACACACCTGATGTTGCCTGTCGACACTGCCTTGCCCCCATGGGACGATAAGCCACAAAGAGCACTGCTGTATCCATTAGCAGGTGCTGAGCAGAAGTTCACCAAATCAATCTAGGCTCTGGCCACCGCTCTAGCCTCACCCTGCCTTTCCGAAGCTCTTCCAATAAACATACCGATCCCTCTCtaccccagggcctggccccaCTGCCATATCCTTATTCTTATCATCTAACGGCACCTCCTCCGGGGGGCCTGCCCGGATCACCCACCCTAAAACAGCACCCCCACCCATCCCTTTCTAGTCCCGTGTTCTGACTGTTTGTATGAGACCCCAGAAGTAGACACTTACAGGCTGGGCAGGTGGCATCTGCCCCGGCATAAGTTGCTGGGGGGGCATGGCCCCTGGTGGGATCTGGCCGGGCGCCAGGCCTGGAGGCGGGATCATGCCAGGCGGTGGCATGTACGGAGGCTGGCCCGGCATGTGGTGCATGATGCGGGGTGCCTGAGTCATCGGGGGCATGccctgcagagagagggaggcaggactgAGGGGGGCAGCTGACGGGCAGGAGGCAGGTTTGGGGtcagcaggaggcagagagaagaggtcaTCAGAAGAAACCCTGGGTGTGAAAGACAACAGGGAGAAAGACCCAGATTTGGAAAGAGGTGAAAAAGGGACCTATAGAGACAAAGGTCACCCAAAGGGAAATGGATGGAGCAAACCAGACCCAAGCTTCAAGGGCAAACTCAAgccagaaagttaaaaaaaattttttttctaacataaaaaGAACCAGTCAACGTGACCTAACTTTGTTTATCAATAtaggagcaggaaaaaaaaaaaatactggaaaaaatcAAATGCTGACAATTGTTAACAAAAGGAGTGAAAAGAAAAGCTATAATGAGCAAGCTATACttttccttccaaaaataaacttcaaggcATAAAAAAGGGACCTGCAGAAAAAAGAACACAGTGCAAGGCAGAGGTGGACAGGGACAGTCGGGGCAGATGCAGAAAGAGACGGGAGAGGTGGTGGCAAAGGGCGAGAAGGGAGCCAGTCTGAGGGCACACAACTCATGCACCCAGAGGAGATACCCAGGAAGGCACCCCGGGGAGGTGGGGCTGCTAGAGTTGAAATCACAGCTGCAGACAAAAAAGGTGGACAAAAAGCTGGGTGCTGAAGAGGAGAGTGAGTAAGAACAGGGAAGCTGGGCAGTGACTCCAACACCGTTACCGATGCCAGACAAAAGGGGAGCTGGCGTGGGTAAAAGTAGGACAAATACAGGGTGATCCGGTCAGAAAAGCCAACGTGGAGACTCAAAAATAAGGAGTAGATGCAATTCATCTATCCTACTAGGGGCTTTTTCGATTCTGTTTAGAAAACAGacggctcggggcgcctgggtggcgcagtcggttaagcgtccgacttcagccaggtcacgatctcgcggtccgtgagttcgagcctcgcatcaggctctgggctgatggctcagagcctggagcctgtttccgattctgtgtctccctctctctctgcccctcccccgttcatgctctgtctctccctgtcccaaaaataaataaacgttgaaaaaaaaaaattaaaaaaaaaaaaaaaaaaaaagaaaacagacggCTCTACTTTTTGTGGCCTCACAAAGGTCCCAAAGagattttcctgtttccttctagAATCTTTTTTGTTCTAAGCTGTCACACTGAGGTCTACGATTCATCTCAAGTTAACTGAtacagttgaggggcgcctgggtggcgcagtcggttaagcgtccgacttcagccaggtcacgatctcgcggtccgtgggttcgagccccgcgtcgggctctgggctgatggctcggagcctggagcctgtttccgattctgtgtctccctctctctctgcccctcccccgttcatgctctgtctctctctgtcccaaaaatgaataaacgttgaaaaaaaaatgcttttaaaaaactgatacaGTTGAGGTAGAACTAATTCTTTGCCTTACAGATACCCAGTTGGCCCAGCACCatttaccagcaaaaaaaaaaaaaaaaaaaaaaaaggcctttcaCTACTGGACCCCAGTGGTAACTTCATAGGCTGAGTAACCACACCTGTGCagatctatttctggactgtGTTCTGTCTGCTTCCTCGTCCATCTTCCTCCCCTTAGGCCAACATCAGATCATCTTGATGACTACAGCAGGCCCGCCAGCTTTATTCTCACCTGCCTCGCTCTGCCTTTCCACAGACACTTGGAAACAGACTGCCAGCGCCTTCCCAAAATTCCTGTTAGCATTCTGATTGCAACTGTGTTGAGTTTTAGACCAATGGGGAGAACTGACACCTCAACAAGTCTTGAGTCTCGCATCCATTTGTTGAATTCATCTCCCACTTCTCTCAGCGAGATTCTGTTGTTTTGGTGGGGGGTTCTACACACCTTCCGTTGGATTTACTCCTGAGCTCTTTTTCAGTTTGGAGTCTACTTCTTTGGTGCTAGCACACGGGAATAAAACTTCTTCCGTACCGACCTTATGTCTGGTGGCCCTGCTAAATTCGCTAATCCATAAAAAGTTGATGCGTGGCTTCCTCTGGATTTTCTGCACAGGCATTAACTTAAAAGACACAGGCAGCAGGATCAAGGtcaaggggaggaaaaaaaaaaaaaaacaaaggactgagacacacagagagatcCTGAGAAAGCTGGGCAAGCAAGGAGGCATTTCTAAGTGCAGACACCATTACACAGGTGTTTAATCCCTGAGACAGGCGCACAATCTctagaaggaaatgaaggagaggGGGTGTGAATGCCCAAGGGGAGACCCCCACACATACACTGTGCCCATAAGCCAGGCCATGAGGAAGGCCTGACGGGGGAAAGAGCAGTATCCCTGGGCTCTGGCTTACCGGGACAGGCCCCTGGACAGCCCCCACCACGGGGGCGGCTGCCCCACCCTGCACGGCCTTCTTAGCAGCTGGGGTCTCCTGGCTCTTGGGCTTCCTCTTCTCCCGCTTGCGGTCCCGCTCCACGAAGGTGCCCTTCATCTTGGCAATGATATCCGAGTCAGTCTTGGCATACTGAATGCGCTGCCAAATAGAGAGCAGAAGGGTGAAGAATGTAGGTTTATTTCAAGGCCAAACGGCCCGGGTACAAGAGCAGACCTTCCCAGTCGCTCTGAGAGCCATGTTACAGAAATCACCAGCCTCAacattctcatctgtaaaatggggactgtGGTATTTCCCATTCGAAAGGATGAGTCTAAGGACCAAATGAGTTGAAGTGCTTTGAAGAGTAGCTGGCACGTAGTTCGGTCACTGGGTGTTGAAGGGAAAATGGGACAGTCCTGGGCATCGGGCCAAAGGCAGAAAGCCTGAGGAAAAAAAGGGCAACACAGGAACACTGTGCAAGGGGGTTCCGGTCACACCAAAGTTTAGACTCCCAGGCTAATACATCTCAACCTCAGTAGTCTATGGAGAACCTAGACTCTGTGGGGTACAGCAATGAGCCTATCAAAAGGCCCCTGCCCTCATGCTGTAATTCACTGAGGAAGACACaatgaaaaaagattaaaaagtgagttgaaggggcgcctgggtggcttagtcggttaagcatctgacttcggctcaggtcatgatctcacggtttgtgggttcgagccccgtgtagggctctgtgctgacagctcagagccaggagcctgcttctgattctgtatcccACCACCCCCGCACCTCTCCCGCTCatgcggtctctctctcaaaaataaacattaaaagaaaaaagggaactGGAGAAGTGAATGGGAAGTgttgaaaaaaactgaaaatttcaggggcgcctggtgggcttagtctgtagagcatgggactctcaatctcagggtcaggagttcaagtcccacatagggtgtgaaacctactttaaaaaaaaaaaaaaaaagattaagaattgAAAATTTcatagggcgcctgagtggctcagttggttgaatgtccaactctggatttcaactcaggtcatgacgcagttcgtgagatcgagcctggtgttgggctctggaGACTgcggaacttgcttgggattctcactccctttctgcttctcccaGGCTTGTAGGTACACATGTGCTTATTTATGCtccctcactcaaaataaataaatgttaaaaaaaaaaaaaaaatttttagatgtgGCCAGGAAAGGCCTCAATGATGTGACCCTGGTGTAGAGACAGAGGAATGGAGGGAGATCTAGGGAAAGAGCCTTCTAGCAAAGGACCAGCAGAGTGAAGGTGTGCAGTGTGTTCAAGGAAAGGCAAGATCAATGCAGACTAGGAGGAAGGAGATAAGATCACAGAGGCAACGGAGGAACTCTGGAGACCTTGGTgaaacttggctttttttttcctgagaaagctGGGAGCCATGGAGTGTCATAAGCAGGGAGTGATGAGACTTCACTGGTGTGCTGGAAGAAACGCTgtggctgaggcacagagaacagcCTGTGGGGAGCAGGGGTCAGAGCAGAGACCAGgtcagcagcaggggaggggtgaggagtaGGCAGCGGTGGATATTTTGAAGGTAGGGTTGACAGGCTCCCCGACAGAGCTCACTGGTGCCTGAGTGTTTGATATGGTCCCAGGGGTGATTTGGGaagcagagcagggaggaggatcAAGGAAGATCGTGGTCTTTACACTTCAAAAACTAATTTCTAGCTGCTCCAAAAAAACATCAGAAGATGTGGCCAAGTCTGGGCTCCCACGCCCAGAGAAAACAGCAGGCAAATCAGTGCCCCCTCCCAACATGGAGGGGAGGGTTCCAGGCTACCCCACGGCCCCCAGGGCCCACTGTCTTCCACAGGAGGCGACCTGCCTGGGACCTGGACACCTGAGCATTGCTTTCCCTACCCAAGGGAGTAGGTTCAGGGAGGCATATTCCAATCAGATGTAACTCAAACACTGGTTAAGAGGGACAAGGGGAAAGGCCCCAGGAACCAAAGATGTCTGCCAGTGATGTGGCAGGAATTCTAGTTCAGGACGGGCACTTTAAGCCATTCTTCACCTCCCAgaaggcagcccccccccccccccccccggccggcCACTTAGTCTCCTGAACACCTGCAACCCACCCGATTCTCCCCATTCACGACCCCCCGCCCTGGTCCTGGCCCAAACCCTCACACCTGGGAAGCTGACCTAGCCTCCCCTAACCTCCCCCCTCAAATCCATTCTCCCAACGGCCAGAGGCAACTCCCTAAacccttccatggctccccaccACCCGCAGAGTCAAGTCCACTTGCAAGACAAACTCTGGCCCCTGGGCCTGACTTCTGACTTGCTCTCCAGGCCAtactctgcccccactcccaccctttCGCTCCAGCCAAACAGACTTGACCCACTTTCCTAATGTTCTCGGTTATCTAACGCTTTCTCCCCTGCTTCCCCCAGCTAGTCTTTCTCCTTGGAGCCTCAAATCCAGAAAGCCCTCCCTGAACCCCTGGACTGGGTAAGGTGCCTCCTCTAAGCTCTCCAAGCTCTGGGCacctcccccatcccagccctgaCACTTCTAAGAGGTCACCATCTGGGGGCACTGTgtgtcctccacccccaccccagtacaAAGAACAGTGAATGCTGACAAACAGCAAGAGGGACTGCCGACTTTAGGAGACTGGACGGCGGGAGACGGGAGGCCCAGACCCATCCAGTCTGCCGCAGCACCGCGGTGCGCGCACACCCTCCACACCCACAGTGCTCACCATGGGCTTGTCGTAGAAGGGGAAGCCCTGCATGGAGCGCAGGGCGTTGGTGGCGCTGCTGACCTCCTTGAAGATGACAAAGGCCTGGCCCCTCATCTTCAGGCTTCGGGAAACCAGGATATCCAGGATCTGGCCAAACTGGGAGAAGATGGCGTACAGGGACTTCTTCAGCTctgcagggggaggaaggaaagcacCCGTGGGTGACTGGAGGTCTTGGTACCTTGTCCTGGGGGTTGAAATCCTTTTTCAGAGCCAGGCATGGCCCAGAATGGACACCATCAGCCAAAGGCCACGGTGCCACAGGCTTGGAACCCCCAAGAGGCAGCAACACCAGCAGCGGCCAAGAATCACTGGGATGGGTCGTGTGCGCTCCCCTGTGTGCACGGACAGTACTGGTACCTGCCTCCTGGGGCTGTCGCATAAAGTACAGGAGCCACACGTAACAAAGGGCACACGGTAAATGCTCGATACACGGGagcattcttttctttgtcaCCGGCACCTTGACCCAGGCCTGTGTGACGTGGCCCTGGCCAACATCTCCAATATCATCCCCCCACACTCCACCCCTCTCCCGTTATCTCTAGCCGCACTGGCCTCACAGCCCTTTCTCAGGCCGGTACACACGTGTGGCCTCAGGACCTTTGCGCCGGCTGCTGCCTCCACGGCAAAGACCTTTCTCCTTCTGGTCACCCAGGTCTCAGTAAAAGTGTTCCCACCACAGAGACCTTCCCCGACCACCCTGTCTAAATAAATGCCACCTACCGTCGCTCTCTCCACTCCTTGTACCTAACTGCTTTTCCCTCACGGCATTTCCCACCTCCTGACATCACGCTGGCTAACCTGCCGTTTAGCTATCCTGAAGAGCCACAAGCCTCTCCACTGTTTACTGCAGTATCCCCATGCTCAGAGCAGGCTGTAGCACCCACGCTTCTCCAAAAACAGTTGCATGAATAACAACACCACTAAACGTCTTTTTACGGAAAGAACTTCACTAAATTCTTACAACCGCTTCCTGAGGCAGCAACTGTAATGGTCTCACTTTTTTAATAACGTGGAAGTAGGCTCTCAGAGGATTTGTCACTAGCTCAACGGGAGTGTCCCGAAGGTACCGGGAAGAGCCTTAGAGAGCTGGGATGGGGGCCAGGACCCAAGTCCATCTGAACCCATAGCTCACTAACAAACTGCCATACCTAACAGAATAGAAtaccggggcccctgggtggctcagtcggttgagcatctgacttcagctcaggtcatgatcccacagtttgtgagttcgtgagtttgagccccgcttcaggctctgtgttgacagctcggcacctggagcccgctttgaattctgtctccctctctctctgctcctcccctgctcacgctcggtctctctctcaaaaataaaatgttaaggggcgcctgggtggcgcagtcggttaagcgtccgacttcagccaggtcacgatctcgcggtccgtgagttcgagccccgcgtcaggctctgggctgatggctcagagcctggagcctgcttctgattctgtgtctccctctctctctgcccctcccccgttcatgctctgtctctctctgtccccaaaaaaataaacgttgaaaaaaaaaaaaaataaaataaaataaaatgttaaaagaaaaaaaaatctcatatggAAAAGGCACCCGAGCTGAAGATACTTGCTGAAAGACTaggtgaggaaagaaaagaaaattcaggagagGGTGGGGTCAAGAGGGAAGTAAAAGGTGTTCTGGCGCAGTTAGCCAAAAATTCTGCTGACACCATTTCTGGTGTTGGTCTCCATCCGCCACACCCGTGAACCCAGTTTGGGGCTCAGCCATTCCCCCGGACTCTgggcctctctctttcccttctctcctgcccacTCAAGTTCACCCTCCACACATCGTGTCCCTCGCCTGGCTCCCAGATGCCCTCAGGACAAAGTCTATGGGCCTATCCTCCCACAAGATCCCATGAGCTATCAGTGCACTGCTCACTGGAAGGTTCTGAGTCCCAAGCCTCAGTCACACACAACTACTTGGTAGTTTCCAGAATAGCCTGGGCTCTCTTTTGCCCCTAGACACCATCATATGTTGGTCCAGGTTCAGAACGCTCTTCTCCCTCACATCACATATACTGTTTCTTCTACCTGGAAGGCTTTTCCAAGACATCTCCTCTTCTACGAAAGGGAACAAATCCCTCTATCTAGGTGCTCAAACCCAGTCCTGATCACTCTGGTTGTGCTTCCCAATCATGGCCCTGGCGACTCTGGGCTATCGCTGTCTGGAAGCAGGTCTGTCTTTCCCAATGGAATATGGCTCCATGAAGGCAAAACGGGGAGTGTCTGTCACCGGGTGTTTTCCCAGCATCGTAGAGAACTGGCTGAGCATGATACTCTAGGAGCATATAAGGGATTTACgtggcttgtttttctttcttcaacaGTAACTTTATTGGTAACCTCAAAACTTAATCCCAGCAAGCTCCATTGGTTCTCCCAACAATTTTCTTCAGGTGATAATAAGAGCTAAGTTCCATCCAGCCCATACTAACTGCCAGGTACCATAAAAGTCAACACTGTTTGGATGTTTAGCTAATTTAATCCACGTAACACCCACGCAAAGAAAATATTAGGACTTTGCTcaattttcaaatacagaaaataaggttCAATCAAGGTGATAATGTCAAAAatcgagttttttttttaatttttttttttaacgtttatttatttttgagacagagagagacagagcatgaacggggaggggcagagagagagggagacacagaatctgaaacaggctccaggctcgagctgtcagcacagagcctgacgcggggctcgaactcacagattgtgagatcatgacttgagccgaagtcggacgcttcaccgactgagccacccaggcgccccaaaaatcgaGTTCTTAAGCAGAATTCCGTAGTGGTGGCCTCAACCACTTTACCTTGCTGCATGACCCTGGGCAAATCACATCATGCCTGAGCCTGTCTCCTCATCTGAGAAACAGGAGTAATAGCTCCTTCCTGAAGGTTTGTTGTTGAAAATTTACTGTAACAGAGATTTACATACCAGTACCTGGTAACAGTGTTAGCCATCGTTACTAcgacctcattttctttttgaaattaaaacctATCCATTATgggctgatcggggagaacaaaCACCACAGTGACCAAGACAATCCCAGAGCTTACCCTCGTGCTCACATAACAGCCCAGAGCAATCAGGGCTTGAGCGGGAGATGTCCAGGGCCTATGGGAAGTCAGAGGCAGGCACCCGAGGGGAAAGAGGATGGGGAAAGCTTCTTGAAGGAGCCCTGTGAGCTGAAGCCTTGAAAGATGGACAGTGACCAAGCTGATGGCCAAGCTGATAAGATGAACTGAAGGAGTGTTAGAGACACAGAATGCAGCGTGGGCAAAGGCTCAAGGATTAACCCTAACAGTTTGGCTGGctagagaaagggaaggaagagaagtgaaTGCTGGAGACGGAAGAGTGGGAGGTAACCTGGAATCTGGACTATCCTGAGAACTCACCATCCTTCTTGATCTTCTCGTTGAGGTTGTTGATATAAATAGTGTGGTTGGGGCGGGTCTCGGGAACTGCCATGGAGAGAGGTGCCGAGGTAGagctgaaagaaggaaaaaggttaACTTCAGCCCTGGGTTTCTCCGAATCCTTTGCCCCAAAGCGGGCTTAACGGGCTGCTCAGGGATCTTCCTTTCACGAGGAAGCCAGGAGAGGCGGGAAGGAGGTAGAGATTGGAAAACAAAGCGAAAGCAAGACACGGCTCCGCCTCCCCGCGTGGGCAATCTCGAGAGGTTTACTACGAGTCCCAGGATGCTCTACGCGAACCAGTAGGCGGAGCGTGCTAAGTGGCAACTCCCATAGGCCCACGAGCTCAAAGGGCGGCCCAGGAGAAAAAGTGCGAATGTAAGAGCCAGTTGAGAGACAACTCCGCGGCGCCCTAACCTCGCGCA
The sequence above is a segment of the Leopardus geoffroyi isolate Oge1 chromosome E2, O.geoffroyi_Oge1_pat1.0, whole genome shotgun sequence genome. Coding sequences within it:
- the SNRPA gene encoding U1 small nuclear ribonucleoprotein A; translation: MAVPETRPNHTIYINNLNEKIKKDELKKSLYAIFSQFGQILDILVSRSLKMRGQAFVIFKEVSSATNALRSMQGFPFYDKPMRIQYAKTDSDIIAKMKGTFVERDRKREKRKPKSQETPAAKKAVQGGAAAPVVGAVQGPVPGMPPMTQAPRIMHHMPGQPPYMPPPGMIPPPGLAPGQIPPGAMPPQQLMPGQMPPAQPLSENPPNHILFLTNLPEETNELMLSMLFNQFPGFKEVRLVPGRHDIAFVEFDNEVQAGAARDALQGFKITQNNAMKISFAKK